From a single Tissierellales bacterium genomic region:
- a CDS encoding cob(I)yrinic acid a,c-diamide adenosyltransferase: MNIYTKTGDKGETSLFDNKRVSKDSIRVESYGTVDELVSVLGLAKNFINDEKMYELITEIQNKLFIVGATLATEDQSKVPHKINEEDITYLEKGIDEYMEKIKKPTGFIVPGSGKASGFLHVARTVCRRAERRIISLSNIAEVNPLVVKYVNRLSDLIYAMSRVLEEKEEKVKYKE, from the coding sequence ATGAATATATATACAAAGACAGGGGATAAAGGGGAAACAAGTTTATTTGACAATAAGAGAGTATCTAAGGATAGTATAAGAGTAGAAAGTTATGGAACGGTAGATGAGTTAGTATCTGTTTTAGGATTGGCTAAGAATTTTATTAATGATGAAAAAATGTATGAATTAATAACAGAAATTCAAAATAAACTATTTATTGTGGGGGCAACTTTGGCTACAGAAGATCAATCTAAGGTGCCACATAAGATTAATGAAGAAGATATAACTTATTTAGAAAAGGGTATAGATGAATACATGGAAAAAATAAAAAAACCAACAGGATTTATTGTACCAGGCTCAGGAAAAGCATCTGGATTTCTTCATGTAGCTAGAACAGTATGTAGAAGGGCTGAAAGAAGGATTATTAGCTTATCGAATATTGCTGAAGTTAATCCACTAGTTGTCAAGTATGTAAATAGATTATCAGATTTAATTTATGCTATGAGTAGAGTATTAGAGGAAAAAGAAGAAAAGGTAAAATACAAGGAATAA